From Jeotgalibaca dankookensis, one genomic window encodes:
- a CDS encoding carbohydrate ABC transporter permease, translating into MHKSLKKYFPIFVGPTLIAFVLAFLIPFLLGLYLSFTEFKTVVDASWVGFENYRKAFADPSFMSALWFTVKFTVVSVISVNVLAFLLALLLTGTIKGTKLYRTVFFMPNLIGGIVLGYVWLAIINTILYGFGVTITYNPDYGFWGLVVMMNWQMIGYMMVIYISGIQNISNDLLEAAKIDGASKFQTLKSIILPLVLPSATINLFLTLTNSFKLFDQNLALTNGAPAEQTTMVALNIYKTFYGRMGWEGVGQAKAVIFFIIVGIISITQVYLTRSREVEN; encoded by the coding sequence TTGCATAAGTCACTAAAAAAATATTTTCCAATTTTTGTCGGGCCGACACTCATTGCCTTTGTATTAGCTTTCTTAATCCCTTTCTTGTTAGGCCTTTATTTATCATTTACTGAATTTAAAACGGTTGTGGATGCTTCTTGGGTAGGGTTTGAGAACTACCGCAAAGCTTTTGCAGATCCTAGTTTTATGAGTGCGTTGTGGTTTACAGTTAAATTTACGGTTGTCTCTGTTATCTCTGTTAACGTGTTAGCGTTCTTACTGGCACTCCTTTTAACAGGTACTATCAAAGGCACCAAGCTTTATCGAACCGTTTTCTTTATGCCTAACCTTATTGGTGGGATTGTTCTGGGTTATGTTTGGTTAGCTATCATTAATACTATTCTTTATGGTTTTGGAGTAACTATTACTTATAATCCGGATTACGGTTTCTGGGGACTCGTTGTTATGATGAACTGGCAAATGATTGGGTACATGATGGTTATTTATATATCCGGTATTCAAAACATTTCAAATGATTTACTAGAAGCTGCTAAAATTGATGGTGCCAGCAAATTTCAAACCTTAAAAAGTATTATTTTGCCACTCGTCCTTCCATCCGCAACGATTAACTTGTTCTTAACCTTGACCAACTCCTTTAAACTCTTTGACCAAAACTTGGCTTTAACAAATGGTGCTCCAGCAGAACAGACTACCATGGTAGCTTTGAATATCTATAAGACCTTCTATGGTCGTATGGGCTGGGAAGGCGTTGGACAAGCCAAAGCTGTTATCTTCTTTATTATTGTGGGAATTATATCCATCACGCAAGTGTATCTGACTCGTAGTCGGGAGGTCGAAAATTAA
- a CDS encoding ABC transporter substrate-binding protein yields MNKKFLTLLTTVGAMTLLAACAGDAENETVGSGETASTADGSVYYLNFKPEIADKIEELAAQYTDETGVEVKMVTAAGGTYEQTLKSEIAKSAPPTVFFINGPIGYENWKDYTMDLSDTEVYDWLTDKELAITGEDDGVYGVPVTVEGYGIIYNEAIMEDYFASDNKTTDYNSMEEINNFEALKEVTEDMTTLKDELGIQGVFSSTSLASGEQWRWQTHLANMPIHYEYQDKDVKALDDLEFTYSDEFQNIFDLYLNNSTTEPNLLGSKTTTDSMTEFALGQSAMVQNGNWGWGQIEGTEGNVVNEEDVKFMPIYTGVEGEEDQGLAVGTENFLAINNKADEADIQASLDFVEWMYNSDEGKDYVVNEFGFIPTFSTFGDDEYPEDPLAQDILSYMADDSKTNIPWTFTTFPSETFKNDFGNALLMYAQGQTSWEEVKDTMVESWAREASFAQ; encoded by the coding sequence ATGAATAAAAAATTCCTAACTTTATTAACCACTGTTGGTGCTATGACATTACTAGCAGCATGTGCTGGAGATGCTGAAAATGAAACAGTTGGAAGTGGCGAAACAGCTTCTACTGCTGATGGATCTGTTTATTATTTAAACTTTAAACCTGAAATTGCTGACAAAATTGAAGAGTTAGCAGCACAATATACTGACGAAACAGGTGTCGAAGTTAAGATGGTTACAGCAGCAGGTGGAACGTACGAGCAAACGCTTAAATCTGAAATTGCTAAATCAGCACCACCAACTGTTTTCTTCATTAATGGACCAATTGGTTATGAAAACTGGAAAGACTATACAATGGATCTATCTGATACAGAGGTTTACGATTGGTTAACAGATAAAGAATTAGCAATCACTGGCGAAGATGATGGCGTTTACGGTGTTCCTGTAACAGTAGAAGGCTATGGTATTATTTATAACGAAGCAATTATGGAAGATTACTTTGCCTCTGATAATAAAACTACTGATTACAACTCTATGGAAGAAATTAATAATTTTGAAGCGCTAAAAGAAGTAACAGAAGATATGACAACGCTTAAAGACGAACTCGGCATTCAAGGTGTCTTCTCATCTACATCACTTGCGTCTGGTGAGCAATGGAGATGGCAAACGCACTTGGCTAACATGCCAATCCACTATGAATATCAAGACAAAGATGTAAAAGCTTTGGATGACCTTGAATTTACTTATTCAGATGAATTCCAAAATATCTTCGACTTATACCTTAACAATTCTACAACCGAACCAAATTTATTAGGTAGTAAAACAACAACAGACTCTATGACAGAATTTGCTCTTGGACAATCTGCAATGGTTCAAAATGGTAACTGGGGCTGGGGTCAAATTGAAGGTACAGAAGGAAACGTTGTAAATGAAGAAGACGTGAAATTCATGCCAATCTATACAGGTGTTGAAGGTGAAGAAGATCAAGGGTTAGCGGTTGGGACTGAAAACTTCTTAGCAATTAACAATAAAGCTGACGAAGCAGATATCCAAGCATCTCTAGACTTTGTAGAATGGATGTATAACTCAGACGAAGGAAAAGACTATGTTGTGAATGAATTCGGATTTATTCCAACATTTAGTACCTTTGGCGACGACGAATATCCAGAAGATCCATTGGCACAAGATATCTTAAGCTATATGGCTGATGATTCTAAAACAAATATTCCTTGGACATTTACAACCTTCCCAAGTGAAACATTTAAGAATGATTTTGGTAATGCACTATTGATGTATGCACAAGGTCAAACTTCATGGGAAGAAGTAAAAGATACCATGGTTGAGTCATGGGCAAGAGAAGCTTCATTTGCACAATAA
- the sufB gene encoding Fe-S cluster assembly protein SufB, with protein MSEVPIVDDYKFGFHDDAEILYTTGKGLTEAVVREISKKKEEPQWMLDYRLKSLEAYQRAKKPDWGPDLSGLDFDDITYYQTATDQVARSWNDVPQEIKDTFERIGVPEAERAYLAGAAVQYESEAVYHNMKEEFSKLGIVFMDTDSALKEYPELFKEHFGTIVPPTDNYQAALNSAVWSGGTFIYVPKGVRCDVPLQTYFRLNNEGSGQFERTLIIVDEGASIHYVEGCTAPTYTANSLHAAIVEIIVKKNAYCRYTTIQNWSKNVYNLVTKRAHAYENATMEWIDGNIGSKVTMKYPSIHLNGRGARGTMLSAAFAGKDQIQDAGAKMIHNAPNTSSSIVSKSIARDGGAVNYRGLVRFGKNSAGSISHIECDTIIMDELSSSDTIPYNEIHNGNVSLEHEAKVSKVSEEQLYYLMSRGLSEEEATEMIIMGFVEPFTKELPMEYAVELNRLISYEMEGSVG; from the coding sequence ATGAGCGAAGTACCTATCGTTGATGATTACAAATTTGGCTTTCATGATGATGCAGAAATTCTCTATACAACAGGAAAAGGCTTAACTGAAGCAGTTGTTCGTGAGATATCTAAGAAAAAGGAAGAGCCTCAATGGATGCTGGATTACCGATTAAAATCTCTTGAAGCTTACCAAAGAGCAAAAAAACCAGACTGGGGACCTGATTTATCCGGTTTAGATTTTGATGATATTACTTATTATCAAACTGCTACCGACCAAGTAGCCCGCAGTTGGAATGATGTCCCTCAAGAAATTAAAGATACCTTCGAAAGAATCGGGGTTCCTGAAGCCGAGCGTGCTTACTTAGCAGGAGCAGCGGTCCAGTATGAGTCAGAGGCTGTTTATCACAATATGAAGGAAGAGTTCTCTAAGTTAGGAATTGTCTTTATGGACACGGATAGTGCGTTAAAAGAGTATCCCGAGTTATTTAAAGAACATTTTGGAACGATTGTCCCTCCAACCGATAATTACCAAGCTGCACTAAATTCAGCCGTTTGGTCTGGTGGAACTTTTATTTATGTGCCTAAAGGTGTTCGTTGTGATGTACCCTTGCAGACTTATTTCCGTTTGAACAATGAAGGATCTGGTCAATTTGAACGCACATTAATTATTGTAGATGAAGGCGCAAGTATTCATTACGTTGAAGGATGTACCGCACCTACCTATACAGCTAACTCCCTGCATGCCGCAATCGTTGAAATTATTGTTAAAAAAAATGCCTATTGTCGCTATACAACCATTCAAAACTGGTCTAAAAATGTCTATAACCTGGTGACCAAACGTGCCCATGCTTATGAGAACGCCACGATGGAATGGATCGACGGGAACATTGGATCGAAAGTAACTATGAAATACCCAAGTATTCATTTAAATGGTCGTGGTGCGCGCGGGACCATGTTATCAGCAGCTTTTGCCGGTAAAGACCAAATTCAAGATGCAGGGGCTAAAATGATTCATAATGCACCTAATACCTCGTCATCAATTGTTTCAAAATCCATTGCTCGGGATGGTGGTGCCGTTAACTACCGCGGACTTGTACGGTTTGGGAAAAACTCTGCTGGATCGATTTCCCATATTGAGTGTGACACCATTATTATGGATGAATTATCTAGTTCTGATACCATTCCATATAACGAGATTCATAATGGTAATGTCTCACTCGAACACGAAGCAAAAGTTTCTAAAGTATCAGAAGAACAACTCTATTATTTAATGAGTAGAGGACTTTCCGAAGAAGAAGCAACTGAAATGATTATCATGGGGTTTGTCGAACCCTTTACTAAAGAACTTCCCATGGAGTATGCCGTTGAATTAAACCGTCTCATCTCTTATGAGATGGAAGGGTCAGTAGGATAA
- the sufU gene encoding Fe-S cluster assembly sulfur transfer protein SufU yields MALSRLESLYRQVILDHSSRPRNFGALDQATGSLELDNPTCGDVIHLHLRLVDDRIEDVSFTGHGCSISTASASMMTEQIKGKTIDESKQMIEEFLLLVQGAELEDSHLGDAEVLSGVAKFPARIRCATLSWKALERMLLNPTQNAKEESK; encoded by the coding sequence ATGGCTTTATCTAGATTAGAAAGTTTATACCGTCAAGTAATTCTCGATCACTCCTCCCGCCCCCGAAACTTTGGTGCCTTGGATCAAGCAACAGGCTCGCTTGAATTAGACAACCCAACTTGCGGGGATGTCATTCATTTACACCTACGCCTGGTGGATGATCGGATTGAGGATGTGAGCTTTACTGGACACGGTTGTTCAATTAGTACCGCCAGTGCTAGTATGATGACCGAACAAATTAAAGGCAAAACCATAGATGAAAGCAAACAAATGATTGAAGAATTTCTCTTGTTAGTTCAAGGTGCTGAATTAGAAGACTCGCACTTAGGTGACGCGGAAGTTTTGAGTGGTGTAGCTAAATTCCCTGCACGTATTCGCTGTGCGACTCTTTCTTGGAAGGCTCTAGAACGGATGCTACTAAATCCCACTCAAAATGCAAAGGAGGAGAGTAAATGA
- a CDS encoding aminotransferase class V-fold PLP-dependent enzyme: protein MDVQRIRQDFPILFQEVNDELLIYLDNAATTQKPKQVIEAIEKYYTHDNANVHRGVHTLSERATRQYEEAREGIRAFIHAQSTKEVIFTKGTTTSLNWLAYSLGDLVVEAGDEIYITPLEHHSNIVPWQQLAKRKKAHLHYLPLTKDGSVDLEAAKEAISQKGKILAVTHVSNVLGTTNPIKELAGLIHAVGGYIVVDGAQSAPHLPVDVQALDIDFFAFSGHKMSGPTGIGVLYGKEALLNQMEPVEFGGEMIAFVYEQDATWSELPFKFEGGTPNIAGAIGLKAAIDYLTEIGMDQIAAHEQELMAYVLPKMREIEGITIFGPEDPKKHSGIVTFNIDGVHPHDVATGFDMEGIAVRAGHHCAQPLMRYLDVPATTRASFYFYNTLEEADQFLTSLVRVKEFFTNGFI, encoded by the coding sequence ATGGACGTTCAAAGAATTAGACAGGACTTTCCAATTTTATTTCAAGAAGTGAATGACGAATTACTTATTTATTTAGATAATGCCGCTACCACACAAAAACCCAAGCAAGTAATTGAAGCAATCGAAAAGTACTATACGCATGACAATGCTAATGTTCACCGGGGGGTTCATACCTTAAGTGAGCGAGCAACCCGTCAGTACGAAGAGGCTCGTGAGGGTATACGTGCGTTTATCCATGCACAATCAACCAAAGAGGTTATTTTTACAAAAGGAACTACAACTTCCTTAAATTGGCTGGCCTATAGTTTAGGTGATTTGGTAGTAGAAGCGGGGGATGAGATTTATATCACGCCACTAGAACACCATTCGAATATTGTTCCTTGGCAACAACTTGCCAAACGTAAAAAGGCTCATTTGCATTATTTGCCCCTGACAAAAGACGGTAGTGTCGACTTAGAAGCTGCAAAAGAAGCAATTAGCCAAAAAGGTAAAATTCTAGCAGTGACGCATGTATCAAACGTTCTGGGAACGACCAATCCTATTAAGGAATTAGCCGGTTTAATCCACGCGGTAGGAGGTTATATTGTCGTCGATGGCGCTCAGAGTGCTCCACATCTGCCCGTAGATGTTCAAGCCTTAGATATAGACTTTTTTGCATTCAGTGGTCATAAGATGAGCGGTCCAACCGGTATTGGTGTCTTATACGGGAAAGAAGCATTATTAAACCAAATGGAACCAGTCGAATTTGGTGGTGAAATGATTGCTTTTGTATATGAACAAGACGCAACTTGGAGTGAACTGCCTTTTAAGTTTGAAGGCGGAACGCCTAATATTGCTGGGGCTATTGGACTGAAAGCAGCTATTGATTATTTAACTGAAATTGGGATGGACCAGATTGCCGCCCATGAACAAGAGCTTATGGCTTACGTGCTTCCTAAGATGCGAGAAATAGAAGGCATTACGATATTTGGACCAGAAGACCCTAAAAAACATAGTGGGATTGTGACCTTTAATATCGATGGTGTGCATCCCCATGATGTCGCAACTGGATTTGATATGGAAGGAATAGCGGTTCGGGCAGGCCATCATTGTGCCCAACCTTTAATGCGCTATTTAGATGTTCCCGCTACGACGCGTGCAAGTTTTTACTTTTATAATACTTTAGAAGAAGCAGATCAATTTCTTACCTCTCTCGTTCGTGTAAAGGAGTTTTTTACAAATGGCTTTATCTAG
- the sufD gene encoding Fe-S cluster assembly protein SufD gives MSDVNIRLFSAFKEEPSWMQDFRLQNLAQFEHLALPSIEKVKFHRWPLTDTQIDTEYGDELYRSQQYQYGTSDRAKIVQYGKETIMEQLPQELIDAGVIFTDLFTAVRDYPKLVQRYYMTKAVQPNENNLTGYHAAYVNSGLFLYVPKNVIIEEPIESLFIQNSFVKEAYNKHILIVADTNSALTYVENFETEGNQANSANIIVEVIAKPGAKVKYSAVDHLGVHTTAYLNRRGYLERDASIEWAIGVMNDGNIIADFDSDLIGDGSHSEIKAVAVSTGNQIQALDTRVTNYGKHSIGHILQHGVILDRSTLTFNGIGHIIKGAKGADAQQESRILMLSENAKGDANPLLLIDENEVTAGHAASVGRVDPEQLFYLTSRGISQEEAERLVIRGFLGTVIAAIPIKEIRDGLITMIDKKLRKKGS, from the coding sequence ATGAGTGACGTAAATATCCGTTTGTTTTCTGCTTTCAAAGAAGAACCAAGTTGGATGCAAGATTTTCGCCTTCAAAATCTAGCGCAATTTGAACACTTAGCCTTGCCAAGTATTGAAAAAGTAAAATTTCACCGCTGGCCTTTAACTGATACACAAATAGATACAGAATACGGTGATGAGCTTTACCGCAGCCAACAATATCAATACGGTACAAGCGACCGCGCCAAAATAGTCCAATATGGAAAAGAAACCATTATGGAACAATTACCACAAGAATTAATTGATGCCGGTGTTATTTTTACGGATTTATTTACTGCCGTAAGGGACTATCCTAAATTAGTTCAACGTTATTATATGACAAAAGCCGTCCAACCTAACGAGAACAATCTGACCGGCTATCATGCGGCCTATGTCAACAGTGGATTATTTCTCTATGTGCCAAAAAACGTCATCATTGAAGAGCCGATTGAATCATTATTTATTCAAAATAGCTTTGTTAAAGAAGCCTACAATAAGCATATTCTTATTGTGGCGGACACTAATAGTGCGTTAACTTATGTTGAAAATTTTGAAACAGAAGGTAACCAGGCAAACAGTGCTAATATCATCGTTGAAGTGATTGCAAAACCTGGCGCTAAAGTTAAATATTCAGCAGTTGACCATCTGGGCGTCCATACCACTGCTTATTTGAATCGACGTGGCTACTTAGAAAGAGATGCTTCGATTGAATGGGCCATTGGGGTTATGAATGACGGCAATATTATTGCTGATTTTGATTCTGATTTGATTGGAGACGGGTCCCACAGTGAAATTAAGGCGGTAGCGGTTTCCACCGGTAACCAAATCCAAGCATTAGATACACGGGTAACCAACTATGGAAAACATTCAATCGGTCATATCTTGCAACATGGGGTTATATTAGATCGCTCTACATTAACTTTTAATGGAATTGGTCATATTATCAAAGGTGCAAAGGGTGCCGATGCCCAACAAGAGAGCCGAATCTTAATGTTATCTGAAAATGCTAAAGGTGACGCTAACCCGCTCTTATTAATTGATGAGAATGAAGTGACTGCTGGCCACGCTGCCAGCGTTGGGCGGGTCGACCCAGAGCAATTATTTTACTTGACCAGTCGTGGTATCTCACAAGAAGAAGCAGAACGCTTAGTGATTCGCGGATTTTTGGGGACTGTTATTGCAGCCATCCCGATTAAAGAAATTCGTGACGGATTAATTACTATGATTGATAAGAAGTTGAGAAAGAAGGGAAGCTAA
- the sufC gene encoding Fe-S cluster assembly ATPase SufC, translating to MSVLEIKNLHVSIEDKEILKGVNLVIHSGEIHAIMGPNGTGKSTLSQAIMGHPSYQVTQGEILLDGENVLGMAVDERARAGLFLAMQYPSEITGVTNAEFMRAAINARLGENDKMSVMDFIKKLDKHMATLDMPEEMAERYLNEGFSGGEKKRNEILQLMMIEPAFALLDEIDSGLDIDALKVVSKGINAMLGDDFGVLIITHYQRLLNYVEPTFVHIMMDGKIVKSGDASLAKRLEAEGYRGIRDELGLDIEIMED from the coding sequence ATGTCTGTTTTGGAAATAAAGAATCTGCATGTTTCTATAGAAGATAAAGAAATTTTGAAAGGCGTCAATTTGGTAATTCATTCCGGTGAAATTCACGCTATTATGGGTCCAAATGGGACTGGTAAATCGACACTTTCACAAGCTATCATGGGTCATCCCAGTTACCAAGTAACTCAAGGTGAGATTTTACTGGATGGCGAGAATGTTTTGGGAATGGCCGTAGATGAACGGGCACGAGCTGGATTGTTCCTCGCTATGCAGTATCCTAGTGAAATTACCGGCGTTACCAATGCCGAGTTTATGCGCGCCGCCATTAATGCACGCTTGGGTGAGAACGATAAAATGTCGGTCATGGATTTTATTAAAAAACTAGATAAGCATATGGCGACATTAGATATGCCAGAAGAAATGGCTGAGCGCTATTTAAACGAAGGGTTTTCTGGTGGCGAGAAAAAACGGAATGAAATCTTGCAATTAATGATGATTGAACCAGCTTTTGCCCTTTTAGATGAGATTGACTCCGGTTTAGATATTGATGCCCTAAAAGTGGTTTCTAAAGGGATTAACGCTATGCTTGGTGATGACTTTGGTGTTTTAATTATTACCCATTATCAACGCCTATTAAATTATGTCGAACCGACTTTTGTCCATATCATGATGGATGGAAAAATTGTGAAGTCTGGTGATGCTAGTTTAGCCAAACGTTTAGAAGCAGAAGGTTACCGTGGAATTCGAGACGAGTTAGGTCTTGACATTGAAATAATGGAAGATTAG
- a CDS encoding gamma-glutamyl-gamma-aminobutyrate hydrolase family protein: MSGTQILSPTSEFEGTLVAYTPQFYIDNIQTAGGTPIMLPVGTAEDAKNMVQLIDTLVLTGGHDVDPDSYGENPHPKLNGIFPKRDTFDMALLEAALKKGIPVYGVCRGMQIINVYFGGSLYQDLESQYEGDLMLHVQSGALDVPVHYVTVREESRLIEMTGPNPKVNTLHHQGIKKIGDGLKAVAYSSDGMIEAFESIDSAQNILAVQWHPEILAAFDPACQAFFKDIVNKAKD, from the coding sequence ATATCGGGTACACAAATATTATCACCAACGAGTGAATTCGAAGGGACTTTAGTTGCTTATACTCCGCAATTTTATATTGATAATATCCAAACAGCTGGTGGGACCCCCATCATGTTACCAGTTGGAACAGCTGAAGATGCAAAAAATATGGTTCAATTAATTGATACATTGGTATTAACCGGTGGACATGATGTCGATCCCGATTCTTATGGTGAGAACCCTCACCCCAAATTGAACGGTATCTTCCCTAAACGTGATACCTTTGATATGGCCCTTCTTGAAGCGGCACTAAAAAAAGGAATTCCTGTTTATGGTGTTTGCCGTGGGATGCAAATTATCAACGTTTACTTTGGTGGTAGCTTATATCAAGATTTAGAGAGTCAGTATGAAGGTGACCTGATGCTGCATGTTCAAAGTGGCGCCCTCGATGTCCCTGTTCATTACGTAACCGTCCGCGAAGAAAGTCGTTTGATTGAAATGACAGGACCCAACCCCAAAGTGAATACCTTACATCACCAAGGGATTAAAAAGATCGGTGATGGTCTAAAGGCAGTTGCTTATAGTAGCGATGGTATGATTGAAGCCTTTGAATCAATTGATTCCGCCCAAAACATACTCGCTGTTCAATGGCATCCAGAAATTTTAGCTGCTTTTGATCCAGCCTGCCAAGCCTTTTTCAAAGATATTGTTAACAAAGCAAAAGATTAA
- a CDS encoding MFS transporter encodes MKNGSFYSKLSPDNQYIVKIAYYAFAVNGLFGMIMGSLLPYISDAYNLSDTVSGSLLSSHYIGNLLASFIAGVLPLYMGRKRAIVFLTSFVTAGFLLMIFTGNPFLLLLSFFFTGLTRGSISNFNNSIINEVSNSSPAAMSFLHSIFAIGALLAPYLVMGSVKLAGENGWRLAGAIIVALTALSVYFFSQMKLKDGPVQQKKKVASYHFMKQKEFWILSGILFFYLCGESTINGWLVKYFVDSGILTIGYSQFLASLLWIGMLVGRLTVAAQGQRYSRTNQLYLFAFTTTLLFIVLLSSRNSLVITFAILGLGLSMAGIYPTTIAATGGFIKDYPMAMGVILVLGNIGSIVMPTITGALSDRFGIFYGMAVIAVALVLMILCVFLYQRDQKQTV; translated from the coding sequence TTGAAAAATGGTTCATTTTATTCAAAACTAAGTCCTGATAATCAGTATATTGTAAAAATCGCCTACTATGCATTTGCAGTAAATGGGCTATTTGGTATGATTATGGGTTCTTTATTGCCCTATATAAGTGATGCCTATAACTTAAGCGATACCGTTAGTGGGTCACTCTTATCCTCCCACTACATTGGCAATTTATTAGCGAGTTTCATCGCTGGAGTTTTACCTCTCTATATGGGGCGAAAAAGAGCTATTGTTTTCTTAACAAGTTTCGTAACAGCTGGTTTTTTATTAATGATTTTCACGGGTAATCCTTTTTTATTACTCCTATCTTTTTTCTTTACAGGTTTAACGCGTGGGAGTATTTCGAATTTTAACAATAGTATCATCAACGAGGTTTCTAATAGCAGTCCGGCCGCAATGAGCTTTTTACACAGTATTTTTGCTATTGGTGCGCTTTTAGCGCCCTACCTCGTTATGGGATCTGTTAAACTAGCGGGTGAGAACGGTTGGCGTTTGGCAGGAGCAATTATTGTTGCCCTAACGGCTCTTTCTGTTTATTTCTTCTCACAAATGAAATTAAAAGATGGCCCGGTCCAACAAAAGAAAAAAGTTGCTTCTTATCATTTTATGAAACAAAAAGAATTTTGGATTTTATCCGGCATTTTATTCTTTTATTTATGTGGAGAATCAACCATTAATGGCTGGTTAGTAAAATATTTTGTTGACTCTGGTATTTTAACAATTGGCTACTCCCAGTTTTTAGCTTCACTTTTATGGATTGGGATGTTAGTAGGTCGTTTAACAGTAGCTGCGCAAGGACAACGCTATTCCCGTACCAATCAACTCTATCTTTTTGCTTTTACGACTACTCTATTGTTTATCGTTTTACTGTCGTCACGGAATTCATTGGTTATTACCTTTGCGATACTAGGACTTGGTTTATCTATGGCAGGAATTTACCCGACTACTATTGCTGCTACAGGCGGTTTTATCAAAGACTATCCTATGGCAATGGGTGTCATTTTAGTCCTTGGTAACATCGGCTCAATTGTGATGCCAACGATTACTGGTGCCTTATCAGATCGGTTTGGTATTTTTTATGGAATGGCCGTGATTGCTGTGGCTTTAGTCTTGATGATTCTCTGTGTTTTCCTCTACCAACGCGACCAAAAACAAACCGTATAA